One Nitrospirota bacterium DNA segment encodes these proteins:
- a CDS encoding CsgG/HfaB family protein, whose product MGAKRTGLTSSLVLLSLGLALGACAGKKVPPSSSALPSSVSLPRATSSQSPAARFPSSLVLSVLYFDDRTRTADLAWLRKGLPDMLVAELARVPNVMVVQRERLEEVVREQAFQLSGRVADESAVRIGRLAGATVLVTGSVTLAEGLLRMDAQLLGVEEGTVLGVAGAEGRPDEVSTVARSLVGKVIELIPAAGERRTVATGPDQSFAPAAKANDAGETLSREGKLFQALEEFERALAVDPAHPAAKSNYARTVRGLSGAELVGADQAPADDRRIVARVVERILGSGLEVEVKQVRTERARDGSATVVVPVRLRLNPSTLDAVVDSAKTLGGTVQSGQGQTETLDVALSSRAELNREFARALESPRRIFLRLISAEGRTIGVFSRLKDWQLSNWVLPVEDRLRFERGKVLDTEAPFASLSLSQMGSLAGVKVTVDPVSRERATLRLEASDVRDEAPERRRPLLLGERPRGEVAESEPIHPRGSGPDPMDLQEIKDLRSVMEQAWNPPITERSWGRGYLPSNERTAVVLTTVGIGDRQVKEEPRLLRPSGDQGFDQAALAAVKFGLQQWKEARVSGVGSAGAASVGDSPAQAGSGVPNRLKLRIQFRLVKDVPALNFIGPLGSEDQKGLSLGPGSPGRFPD is encoded by the coding sequence ATGGGAGCCAAGCGGACCGGCCTGACGTCGAGCCTCGTGCTGTTGAGCCTGGGATTGGCCCTCGGGGCCTGTGCCGGCAAGAAGGTCCCTCCCTCGTCGTCGGCATTGCCCTCCTCCGTCTCCCTCCCCAGGGCGACCTCCAGCCAATCACCGGCTGCCCGGTTCCCCTCCTCGCTGGTGCTCTCGGTCCTCTATTTCGACGATCGGACGAGGACGGCGGATTTGGCATGGTTGCGCAAGGGGTTGCCGGACATGCTCGTGGCGGAGCTCGCCAGGGTTCCCAACGTGATGGTGGTCCAGCGGGAACGGCTGGAGGAAGTCGTGCGGGAGCAGGCGTTCCAGTTGTCCGGCCGGGTGGCCGATGAGTCGGCGGTTCGTATCGGGCGTCTGGCTGGAGCGACCGTGCTCGTGACGGGGAGCGTGACCCTGGCCGAGGGTCTTTTGCGCATGGACGCCCAACTGCTCGGGGTGGAGGAGGGAACGGTCCTGGGGGTCGCCGGCGCGGAAGGCCGTCCGGACGAGGTTTCGACCGTCGCCCGCTCGCTCGTGGGCAAGGTGATCGAGCTCATTCCGGCGGCCGGGGAGCGCCGGACCGTGGCGACGGGCCCGGACCAGAGCTTCGCACCGGCGGCCAAGGCCAATGACGCGGGTGAGACCCTCAGTCGTGAGGGAAAACTGTTTCAGGCGCTGGAGGAATTCGAACGGGCCCTGGCCGTGGACCCGGCCCATCCGGCGGCAAAATCCAATTACGCCAGGACGGTCCGAGGCCTGTCCGGAGCGGAGCTGGTCGGAGCCGACCAAGCCCCAGCCGACGATCGCCGGATCGTCGCCAGGGTGGTGGAGCGCATCCTGGGATCCGGATTGGAGGTCGAGGTCAAACAGGTCCGAACGGAGCGGGCGCGAGACGGGTCGGCGACGGTGGTGGTCCCGGTCCGACTGAGATTGAATCCCTCCACCCTGGATGCGGTCGTGGACTCGGCCAAGACCCTGGGCGGAACCGTCCAGTCCGGGCAGGGCCAGACCGAAACCCTCGATGTGGCCCTGTCTTCTCGGGCCGAGTTGAACAGGGAATTTGCCAGGGCTCTGGAAAGCCCGCGCCGGATCTTTCTACGGCTCATCTCGGCGGAGGGACGGACCATCGGCGTCTTCTCCCGCCTGAAAGACTGGCAACTCTCCAACTGGGTGCTGCCGGTGGAGGACCGGCTGCGGTTCGAGAGAGGGAAAGTGCTGGATACGGAAGCCCCGTTTGCCAGCCTCTCCCTTTCCCAGATGGGGAGTCTGGCCGGGGTCAAGGTCACGGTGGATCCTGTCTCGCGTGAACGGGCCACGTTGCGCCTGGAGGCGTCGGACGTCCGGGATGAAGCCCCCGAACGAAGACGTCCGCTGCTCCTGGGCGAGAGGCCCAGGGGAGAGGTCGCGGAATCCGAGCCGATCCACCCGAGGGGGAGCGGGCCTGACCCCATGGATCTCCAAGAAATTAAAGATTTGCGATCAGTTATGGAGCAGGCCTGGAATCCCCCGATCACCGAGCGTTCCTGGGGCAGAGGGTACCTTCCGAGCAACGAGCGGACGGCTGTCGTCCTCACGACGGTTGGCATTGGTGATCGGCAGGTCAAGGAGGAGCCCCGGCTGCTTCGTCCCTCTGGTGACCAGGGGTTTGACCAGGCGGCCCTTGCCGCGGTCAAATTCGGGCTGCAGCAATGGAAGGAGGCCAGAGTCTCCGGCGTCGGGTCGGCCGGTGCCGCGAGCGTCGGCGATTCACCGGCTCAGGCCGGATCCGGAGTGCCGAATCGGTTGAAACTTCGAATCCAGTTTCGACTCGTCAAGGACGTGCCGGCTCTGAACTTCATCGGGCCGTTGGGCTCGGAAGATCAGAAGGGCTTGTCGCTCGGCCCGGGATCTCCTGGCCGCTTTCCGGATTGA
- a CDS encoding EscU/YscU/HrcU family type III secretion system export apparatus switch protein codes for MESNRAPSRHVRKSAVAIEYQPGRETPPCVTAQGRGVLAERIIREARKAGVPVREDRDLVELLMQLDLNDCIPPSLYQAVAEILFFVYRLNERWKTDHGFRATTRGGD; via the coding sequence ATGGAATCCAACCGCGCTCCGTCACGCCACGTCCGGAAGTCCGCCGTCGCGATCGAGTACCAACCGGGCCGGGAGACCCCTCCCTGCGTGACGGCGCAAGGCCGGGGGGTGCTGGCCGAGCGAATCATCCGGGAGGCCAGGAAAGCGGGCGTGCCGGTCAGAGAGGATCGGGACCTGGTCGAGTTGCTCATGCAGCTCGATCTGAACGACTGTATCCCGCCATCCCTCTATCAGGCGGTCGCCGAGATTCTCTTTTTCGTCTACCGTCTGAACGAACGATGGAAAACGGACCACGGTTTCCGGGCGACGACCCGTGGAGGAGACTGA
- a CDS encoding flagellar hook-length control protein FliK — translation MSIFSTMLPLVLESAPSQRPLDASAAFSAPLVPGELVQATVLAVLDERRLLVLVKGVPLSAISLVEGLRAGQILSAKVEESGGRVLLRLDRGTGGTLDVTLPDQPGPDGIRAGRVTELLRTLLPADGSLSAGLDRLVASVRAAVRDGALPREALGRLDGLRERLVVPPRATGSRIREALVALGLQDERTLAAMVGQAESVSGAGQTLKGWLVEMLARRGAARDVPGTSLPRGLAGAPAGTAEPRPSEGASIPGEPVPGVGAQSGAGPIEPEPGRPITGLQTGSVQGSTVRLQGQQSAGPDVGGLSQTAQDIPVEDPDLDGLARLLETTVRQERPTSAVASQFELLQGRLAAATRGGGEADGSSAGPVPGSPAGGNPAEAARPGPGTEGKAPGGTGAALARPEIVAGERLAAAGQLGSLPESGSAQAVRWAGEPAWTREAEGLLRVIERAQVLNVLSQQAGQPLLFELPLGWDGGSFKFYLEEREPDRDRGTEEGRERPYRVVTLLELDGLGALRVNALLTGKRIAARFLTEHRGVEQALAGFLPTLHENLTAQGYQVESLASATADAATVRGRELQLQTLPRHSLVNVKA, via the coding sequence GTGTCTATTTTCTCGACGATGCTCCCTCTTGTCCTCGAGAGCGCCCCTTCGCAGCGGCCTCTCGATGCGTCCGCAGCCTTTTCCGCGCCGCTCGTGCCGGGAGAGCTCGTTCAGGCGACCGTATTGGCCGTTTTGGACGAGCGCCGATTACTGGTTCTTGTGAAGGGGGTGCCGCTGTCCGCGATCTCGCTGGTGGAGGGATTGCGGGCCGGGCAGATCCTGTCAGCCAAGGTGGAGGAGTCGGGGGGGCGGGTTCTGCTCCGCCTGGACCGGGGAACTGGCGGCACGCTCGATGTCACCCTTCCCGACCAGCCGGGTCCCGATGGAATCCGCGCCGGACGGGTCACGGAGCTGCTCCGAACTCTTCTTCCGGCCGATGGGTCGCTGTCCGCCGGCTTGGATCGGCTGGTTGCCTCCGTCCGCGCCGCGGTTCGAGACGGGGCGCTTCCCCGTGAGGCCCTGGGCCGCTTGGACGGACTCCGTGAACGGCTGGTCGTCCCTCCTCGGGCGACAGGAAGCCGGATCAGGGAAGCGTTGGTCGCACTGGGGTTGCAGGACGAGCGGACCCTTGCGGCCATGGTTGGGCAAGCTGAATCGGTCTCCGGGGCGGGCCAGACCCTCAAGGGCTGGCTCGTAGAAATGCTGGCGCGGCGGGGCGCCGCTCGGGATGTTCCAGGGACCTCTCTCCCGCGAGGGTTGGCTGGAGCACCGGCTGGGACGGCGGAGCCTCGTCCGTCGGAAGGGGCTTCCATTCCGGGGGAACCAGTCCCAGGCGTCGGGGCTCAGAGCGGCGCCGGACCCATAGAGCCCGAGCCGGGGCGTCCCATCACCGGCCTGCAAACCGGTTCAGTTCAAGGATCAACCGTCCGTCTTCAGGGGCAACAGTCGGCCGGTCCCGATGTCGGCGGCCTGTCCCAGACGGCTCAGGACATCCCTGTCGAGGATCCGGATCTCGACGGTCTGGCCCGCCTGCTGGAAACGACCGTGCGACAGGAGCGTCCGACTTCCGCCGTCGCGTCGCAGTTCGAACTGCTGCAGGGGCGGTTGGCCGCAGCAACTCGCGGCGGAGGCGAGGCAGATGGGTCGTCCGCAGGTCCTGTGCCCGGCTCGCCCGCTGGGGGCAATCCGGCGGAAGCGGCCAGACCTGGACCGGGCACGGAGGGGAAAGCGCCGGGAGGAACCGGAGCAGCGCTTGCGAGGCCGGAGATCGTTGCAGGGGAAAGACTCGCGGCCGCCGGGCAACTCGGCTCCTTGCCGGAATCGGGGTCGGCGCAGGCCGTCCGCTGGGCGGGAGAGCCGGCTTGGACGAGGGAGGCGGAGGGGCTTCTCCGGGTCATCGAACGGGCGCAGGTCTTGAACGTGCTGAGCCAACAGGCGGGGCAACCCCTCCTGTTCGAATTGCCTCTGGGGTGGGACGGCGGTTCGTTCAAATTTTATCTGGAGGAACGGGAGCCGGACCGTGACCGGGGAACCGAGGAGGGCCGCGAGCGTCCCTACAGGGTGGTGACCTTGCTCGAGCTGGACGGGCTCGGAGCCTTGAGGGTCAACGCCTTGCTGACGGGCAAACGTATTGCCGCCAGATTCCTGACGGAGCACCGGGGGGTCGAACAGGCCCTGGCCGGATTCCTCCCGACGCTCCACGAGAACCTGACGGCCCAAGGCTATCAGGTCGAGAGCCTGGCCAGCGCGACGGCGGACGCGGCGACGGTACGTGGCCGTGAACTCCAGCTCCAGACCTTGCCCCGTCACAGTCTCGTGAACGTGAAGGCCTGA